AATGCCTGGGCCTACTTTCGTTCACATCGAGATGAGATAGAGCAGCAAATCCGCGAGAATGAGGAGGATTAGAATATGGCCCGACTATACGCTAACGAGAATTTCCCTCTACCTGTTGTGGAAGAACTCCGGCGATTGAGACATGATGTTCTGACTATCCATGAAACGGGTAAGGCTGGACAATCAGTATCAGACGAGAATGTATTAGCTTTTGCCAATGATGAAGATAGGACTCTCTTGACGTTGAATCGTAAACATTTTATTCGTTTGCATAATGTACAACCAAACCATGCAGGCATAATCGTGTGCACGTTTGATCTTGACTTTGTAGGTCAAGCTCAACGAATCCACAAAGCCATTGAGTTACAAAAACAGCTTTTAGGTCAACTTATTCGTGTTAATCGTCCCATACAACAAATAGGTGGGTATCGTTAGCTAACATTTATCAAATAACGTAGCGTTAGTCAACACACCCACATTTCAATTACTAAGGGGCTTTAACAGGTTTCTCTGATAGAAAAAAGTTGCAAATTGCCTATTGTAAATTGTATAATAAAAAATGCAAGGGTTGTCTATGCAAAGAAAATGAGCGAAGCGAAAGGAGGAAATTGTGCAATGAAAAAGATTAAGGTTGCTATTGTTGGCGTTGGGAATTGTGCGAGTTCTCTAATTCAGGGGATTGAATATTACAGAGGGAAAAATGAAGAAGATATTATTGGACTTATGCACCATAATCTTGGTGGTTATAAGCCAGAGGACATTAAGTTTGTTTCTGCCTTTGACATTGACAAGAGAAAGGTGAATTTAGACCTTTCCGAGGCAATATTTCAGTTGCCAAACTGCACAAAGAAGATTTGTAATGTGCCATTTATGAATGTAAAGGTTGAGCTTGGATTTTTATTGGATGGTGTGGCAAGGCATATGCTTAATTATCCAGAAAGCCAAACATTTGTTATTGATGAATATTTAGATGATTTTGTTCCAGATGATAAAAGGAATGAGGCAATGGAAAGGATTGTTAAAATCCTAAAGGAAAAGGGTGCAGAGATTCTTATAAACTACCTTCCGGTTGGAAGCCAACATGCAACAGAGTTTTATATGGAATGTGCTTTAAAGGCATCCTGCGCTGTTATAAATTGTATGCCTGTATTTATTGCCTCAAATAAAGATTGGGAAAAGAA
The nucleotide sequence above comes from bacterium. Encoded proteins:
- a CDS encoding DUF5615 family PIN-like protein, producing MARLYANENFPLPVVEELRRLRHDVLTIHETGKAGQSVSDENVLAFANDEDRTLLTLNRKHFIRLHNVQPNHAGIIVCTFDLDFVGQAQRIHKAIELQKQLLGQLIRVNRPIQQIGGYR
- a CDS encoding inositol-3-phosphate synthase is translated as MKKIKVAIVGVGNCASSLIQGIEYYRGKNEEDIIGLMHHNLGGYKPEDIKFVSAFDIDKRKVNLDLSEAIFQLPNCTKKICNVPFMNVKVELGFLLDGVARHMLNYPESQTFVIDEYLDDFVPDDKRNEAMERIVKILKEKGAEILINYLPVGSQHATEFYMECALKASCAVINCMPVFIASNKDWEKKFKEKNIPIIGDDIKSQVGATIVHRVLTKLFEDRGVVLDRTYQLNTGGNTDFLNMLNRDRLASKKISKTQSVQSQLKTPLAPENIHIGPSDYVPWQKDNKVCFIRMEGRGFGDVPLNLELRLSVEDSPNSAGVAIDAIRCLKLALDRKMGGALIEPSSYFMKSPLKQFSDTEAKRLTEEFIANKT